Below is a genomic region from Aurantimonas sp. HBX-1.
CCCCGCGACGCCTTCGACCGGCTGCTCGAGGCGCGGATCTTCGATCTCTACGATGACCCGATGCCGTCGCGGGACGCCTTCGAGGCCTATGCCGGCGAGACGGCATCGGCGCTGATCATGCTGGCGGGCCTCGTGCTGTCGCGGGATGCCGCCGGCGGAGCGGCGGATGCTGCCGGACATGCCGGCGTCGCACAACTCGTCGCCGGAACGCTGCTGCTCCTGCCGATCCACCGCGCCAGGCAGCAGGTGTTCCTGCCAGCCGACCTCCTCGAGGCCGCGGGCTGCTCGGCGGACGATCTCCTCCGCGGCGAACCGGCGCCGGCGATGCGCGCCGTGGCCGCGATGCTGGCCTACGGCCGGGATCATCTCGCGGCTTTCCAGCGCCACGCGGGCACGCTGCCGCTCGCCATCCGGCCCGCCTTCCTGCCGGCGACACTGGCGGGCCTCTATCTGGACCGGATCGAGGCTGCGGGGGCATCGGTGCTCGAGCGCCCGGTCGAGATCGCCGCGCTTCGCAAGTCCTTCGCCTACTGGCGCTGGATGCGTCGCTAGGATCGAATGGCCGCAAGGCGAAGTGCCGGAAGGACGGGCTCTCAGGATGGCGAGCGGGAATCACCAGGCAGGATCGACGCGGCTCCGGCGCGCGACCGCCGCGCTCGCACGCGGCGCCGGGACGGCCGCTGCGCGCTTCCCGGTCTCGACGCTGCTGATCGCGGCGATCTCGCTGCTCTCCAACGTGGCAGTCCAGGACGTCTTCGTCCCGAACCCTGAGGACTTTCCCTGGCTGCTCGCCTCGCTCTACGGCGCCGCGGCCAGCGCGGTGGTGGCGAGCCTTGCCGCCGAAGCCCATGGGCTGACGCCGCCCGCCCGGCACGCCGGCGCGACCGCCGTGGCGCTGGTCATGGGCCTGGCGGTCTGGTTCGGGCCCCGCTTCGGCATCTATCCGCCGGCGCTGATCGCGGCCGCGACGCTGGCGGTGCCGCTGGCGCCGTTCGTGGGACGCGGCGACGGGATGCGCTTCTGGACCTACACGCTGTGGACGGTCGTCGGGGTCATCCTCGCCTTCCTCTCGGTGCTGCTGTTCACGCTCGGCCTGTCGGCGATCCTCGAGATGATCCGCTTCCTGTTCGCGGTCGGTCTCTCGGGCGACGCCTACGAGCACATCTTCGTCACCGCCTTCACGCTGGTCGGCCCGCTCTTCGCGCTCGGCCGCGTGCCGGCCGGATTCGAGGAGCCCGTGCCGGGGCCGGAGGACCGCCTGCTGGCGGGCGTGCGGATCATGGCTGCCTGGATCGCGGCGCCGCTCGTGCTGGTGACGGCGGCCGTCCTGCATCTTTATGCGATGAAGATCCTGGCGACCGGCGTCCTGCCCGCCAACGAGATCGGCTGGATCGTCACCTTCTTCGCCCTGCTGGTGCTGTCGCTGCGCATCGGGGCGGCGCCGTTCCTCTCCGAGGCGACGCCGCCGATCCGGCTGTTCGGGCGAAGCTTCGTCGCCATTCTCATCGTCCCGCTGGTGCTGCTGGCGATTGCCGCGGCGATCCGGATCGCGGCGGAGGGCGTGACGCTGCCGCGCTACTATCTGGCGCTCGGCGTGCTCGCAGCCGCCCTCGTCGTCGCGGCGCAGGCGCCCCTACGCTGGCGCGGCGACATCCGCGTCATGGCCGCCATTCCGCTCCTGCTGCTGGCTCTCTCGTCGTTCGGACCCTGGGGCGCCGCGAGTACCGTCGGCCGCAGCCAGACCGCTCTGATCGTCGCGGAGGCCGGTGTTTCGGGACCCGACGGGGCGGCGACGCTTGTTACGGCGGATCGCGGCCCGGAGGCCGACCGGCGACTGCGGTCGCGGCTCTACGCGCTGGAGGATGCGGGTCAGATCGGGCGGGTGCTGCCCTATCTCGAGCCGGCCCTGCGCCAGCGCGTTGCCGCGGCGGATCCGCAGGGCGCGGACGACTCGGCCTTCGACATCCTGATGACCGGGCTCGGCCTGTCGCGGCCCTCGGCGCTGCAGACGATCCGCAGCTTCACCGCTGCTGCCGCCCTCGTGGTCGAGACGGACGGCTACGACCGCGCCGCGACGGAGCTGTCGGCGGTGGCGGACGCGAATCCCGGGCCGTCGAACGATGTGGCGACGCCGATTCCGCAGGTCAGGATCGAAGCCGATCGGCTGGTCGTGCGGATCGGCATGGTGGAGGACCGCTTCGATCTCGCTTCGGCCGTCGCGGATCTGCCGGAGTCGACCTTCTCAACAGCGCCGGAAAGGCTCGTCCCGCCGGTGCTGGACCTGACGAGCGGCGACGGGCGGCGGCTGCGGGTGGTGCTCCGGCAGATCGTCCAGGAGGGCGAGGTCGCCGCCATCAGCGCCGCATCGATGATCATCTACTTCCGTGCTGCGGAATGGCAGCCCGAGTAGCCAGCCGGGCGGAGCCTGCGGGCCGCGCC
It encodes:
- a CDS encoding phytoene/squalene synthase family protein, which translates into the protein MNANAAECLRLVERHDRDRALSLAFAPAEARDDLAALYAFNYEAARVREQVSQPLPGEIRLQWWRDTIKGAAPGEANANPVAAALLETIERHQLPRDAFDRLLEARIFDLYDDPMPSRDAFEAYAGETASALIMLAGLVLSRDAAGGAADAAGHAGVAQLVAGTLLLLPIHRARQQVFLPADLLEAAGCSADDLLRGEPAPAMRAVAAMLAYGRDHLAAFQRHAGTLPLAIRPAFLPATLAGLYLDRIEAAGASVLERPVEIAALRKSFAYWRWMRR
- a CDS encoding DUF4153 domain-containing protein → MASGNHQAGSTRLRRATAALARGAGTAAARFPVSTLLIAAISLLSNVAVQDVFVPNPEDFPWLLASLYGAAASAVVASLAAEAHGLTPPARHAGATAVALVMGLAVWFGPRFGIYPPALIAAATLAVPLAPFVGRGDGMRFWTYTLWTVVGVILAFLSVLLFTLGLSAILEMIRFLFAVGLSGDAYEHIFVTAFTLVGPLFALGRVPAGFEEPVPGPEDRLLAGVRIMAAWIAAPLVLVTAAVLHLYAMKILATGVLPANEIGWIVTFFALLVLSLRIGAAPFLSEATPPIRLFGRSFVAILIVPLVLLAIAAAIRIAAEGVTLPRYYLALGVLAAALVVAAQAPLRWRGDIRVMAAIPLLLLALSSFGPWGAASTVGRSQTALIVAEAGVSGPDGAATLVTADRGPEADRRLRSRLYALEDAGQIGRVLPYLEPALRQRVAAADPQGADDSAFDILMTGLGLSRPSALQTIRSFTAAAALVVETDGYDRAATELSAVADANPGPSNDVATPIPQVRIEADRLVVRIGMVEDRFDLASAVADLPESTFSTAPERLVPPVLDLTSGDGRRLRVVLRQIVQEGEVAAISAASMIIYFRAAEWQPE